From one Lysinibacillus sp. G4S2 genomic stretch:
- a CDS encoding GNAT family N-acetyltransferase: protein MIKLIDISNRNNANDVLSIQIPSYEVEAKIIGYSEIPPLKDTVETLQKCEEIFFGYYENTELCGAISLKVDDNVANIHRLIVHPNHFRKGIAQLLVNFAISNFDVKKVEVATGSKNTPAVNFYLKNGFEKTKEVTVNEQLSLTFFEKKL, encoded by the coding sequence TTGATTAAATTAATTGACATTAGTAATAGAAATAACGCTAACGATGTATTATCTATTCAAATACCATCTTATGAGGTAGAAGCTAAAATAATCGGATACTCTGAAATACCACCATTGAAAGATACTGTTGAGACATTACAAAAATGCGAAGAAATTTTCTTTGGGTATTATGAAAATACAGAGCTTTGCGGCGCAATTTCATTAAAAGTAGATGATAATGTTGCTAATATCCATAGATTAATTGTACATCCGAACCATTTTAGAAAAGGAATTGCCCAGCTTCTTGTAAATTTCGCAATAAGTAATTTTGATGTTAAAAAAGTAGAAGTAGCGACCGGTTCGAAAAACACTCCTGCAGTTAATTTCTATCTAAAGAATGGCTTTGAAAAAACTAAAGAAGTTACAGTAAATGAACAATTATCTTTAACCTTTTTTGAAAAGAAATTATAA
- a CDS encoding PepSY-associated TM helix domain-containing protein, with protein sequence MIKIKDFYHILLTMRIILFIVLTTFIISYYFWKEGIYIKTRRIISKIHLWLSMLAGVFIVLIGLTGSLLVFEPELNSMLHPDLYKVTEGEKVTYQEAMQVVSEAYPNGQIDRVYTPSEPNARGVYLFRLKEGEEQQNIFVDPGTGYINGTLGDKAFFNLIAEFHEKLLLKDFNGEQIIGTIGFIFFFITLSGLYLWWPGIKKWTSGFILRRNAANPYVRQYDLHKVIGGVSIPFLLVVSLTGALFAYDEMIFGWFGAKAKVMPPEEQLISTPLPGGKLPFDELISNAEKAVPQGTLMQVRIPREVEKGTPEGAVEFRLSRSFDPGNGNVKVWLDQYSGKVVGKLDPHVNSGLTYQTWHFPLHTGSFGGLFTKILYAIGGLTPSILMFTGVYMWWYKKKKKNKKAK encoded by the coding sequence TTGATAAAAATAAAAGATTTTTATCATATCTTATTGACAATGAGAATCATTCTCTTTATAGTATTGACTACATTCATAATTTCATACTACTTTTGGAAAGAAGGCATTTATATTAAAACACGTAGAATCATCTCAAAAATTCATTTATGGCTTAGTATGCTAGCAGGGGTTTTTATAGTACTAATTGGCTTAACAGGAAGTTTGCTAGTCTTTGAACCTGAACTAAACAGCATGCTGCATCCTGATCTGTATAAAGTAACAGAAGGAGAAAAAGTTACGTACCAGGAAGCCATGCAGGTTGTATCAGAAGCATATCCAAATGGTCAAATTGACCGTGTATACACTCCAAGTGAACCAAACGCTCGAGGTGTTTATCTATTCCGCCTCAAAGAAGGAGAAGAACAACAAAACATATTTGTCGATCCAGGAACAGGATACATAAACGGAACATTAGGGGATAAAGCATTTTTTAATCTAATAGCGGAGTTTCACGAAAAGCTTCTGTTAAAAGATTTTAATGGTGAGCAAATCATCGGTACGATTGGATTTATATTCTTTTTTATTACATTATCAGGATTATATTTATGGTGGCCGGGGATTAAAAAATGGACAAGTGGGTTTATTTTAAGACGTAATGCTGCCAACCCTTATGTACGGCAATATGATCTTCATAAAGTCATTGGTGGAGTTTCCATTCCATTTTTATTGGTTGTTTCGTTAACAGGAGCACTTTTTGCGTATGATGAAATGATTTTTGGTTGGTTTGGTGCAAAAGCAAAGGTGATGCCTCCAGAAGAGCAGCTTATCTCAACTCCCCTTCCAGGTGGTAAACTTCCATTTGATGAATTGATAAGCAATGCTGAAAAAGCAGTACCTCAGGGAACACTTATGCAAGTTAGAATACCCAGAGAAGTGGAAAAAGGAACACCGGAAGGCGCAGTGGAATTTCGTCTCAGCCGTTCATTCGATCCAGGGAATGGAAATGTAAAAGTATGGTTAGATCAGTATAGCGGAAAAGTAGTGGGCAAGCTAGATCCACATGTTAATAGTGGGCTTACGTATCAAACATGGCACTTTCCATTACATACCGGTAGTTTTGGTGGTTTATTTACTAAAATTTTGTATGCTATCGGTGGTCTTACTCCATCTATACTGATGTTCACTGGTGTTTATATGTGGTGGTATAAGAAAAAGAAAAAGAATAAGAAAGCAAAGTAA
- a CDS encoding DUF3953 domain-containing protein has translation MLILLSITLLIMGLREYKRTQSLLWGIFIFCTSLYILFSAVKGIMIN, from the coding sequence ATGCTCATACTTCTGAGTATAACGTTACTTATAATGGGGTTACGAGAATATAAAAGAACTCAGAGTTTATTATGGGGTATCTTCATTTTCTGCACTTCGTTATACATTTTATTCTCTGCGGTTAAAGGCATTATGATTAATTAA
- a CDS encoding DUF3888 domain-containing protein — protein sequence MKKISVIFLLLLISLTTVLYVTWKTPQIAENVSAEEINSDFYDVLLVLLDPYARKVINKEYPSRSYALWDAEILEIKRLTGGYSQYDFTVKVKYDTYTGPFNPPEGPITLTFHVTTEGVSVEKIQK from the coding sequence ATGAAAAAGATATCAGTAATATTTTTATTGTTATTAATTAGTTTAACCACTGTTTTATATGTAACTTGGAAAACACCACAGATAGCAGAGAATGTCAGTGCCGAAGAAATAAATTCCGATTTTTATGATGTATTATTGGTGTTATTAGACCCATATGCAAGGAAAGTGATTAATAAGGAATATCCAAGTCGTAGTTATGCACTTTGGGATGCAGAAATATTAGAAATTAAACGACTAACTGGTGGATATTCTCAGTATGATTTTACTGTGAAAGTAAAATATGATACGTATACAGGTCCTTTTAATCCACCTGAAGGTCCTATTACATTAACCTTTCATGTAACAACAGAAGGGGTTTCAGTAGAAAAAATTCAAAAGTAA